A section of the Gammaproteobacteria bacterium genome encodes:
- a CDS encoding 50S ribosomal protein L24 encodes MRLRQGDKVQVITGKDAGVEGRVARVIKKKDKVIVEGVNTARKHQRPQGQTMQGGIIDKDMPIDASNVMILCEDCGPTRIGYKVDDDGIKYRVCVKCGGEL; translated from the coding sequence ATGCGACTTCGACAAGGTGACAAAGTGCAGGTCATCACCGGCAAGGACGCCGGTGTGGAAGGTCGCGTCGCTCGAGTCATCAAGAAGAAGGACAAGGTGATCGTCGAGGGTGTGAACACCGCTCGCAAACACCAGCGTCCGCAAGGTCAGACCATGCAGGGCGGCATCATCGACAAGGATATGCCCATCGATGCCTCCAACGTGATGATCCTGTGTGAAGACTGCGGTCCCACGCGCATCGGATACAAGGTGGACGATGACGGGATCAAGTACCGCGTCTGCGTGAAGTGCGGAGGTGAGCTGTGA
- the rplB gene encoding 50S ribosomal protein L2 produces the protein MATKKQKPTSPGRRFQTVSDFAEITKSKPEKALVSKMTKTGGRNTHGRITSRHRGGGHKRRYRIIDFRRNKDGVPAKVAAIEYDPNRNARIALLHYVDGEKRYILAPVGVKVGEMLESGSGAEINPGNALPLRNIPAGTVVHAIEMRPGGGAKIARSAGASVQLMSKEGDRALLRLPSGEMRMVSLDCRATVGQVGNTEAELVKVGKAGRSRWKGVRPQSRGVAMNPVDHPLGGGEGRSSGGRHPVSPWGKPEGRTRKKNKASNRDIVRRRSRRGRR, from the coding sequence ATGGCAACGAAGAAACAGAAGCCAACCTCTCCCGGACGGCGATTCCAGACAGTCTCGGATTTTGCCGAGATCACGAAGTCGAAGCCCGAGAAGGCGCTCGTCTCCAAGATGACCAAGACCGGCGGCCGCAACACGCACGGGCGTATCACGTCGCGCCATCGCGGCGGTGGGCACAAGCGCAGGTACCGTATCATCGACTTCCGGCGAAACAAGGACGGCGTTCCGGCCAAGGTCGCAGCGATCGAATACGACCCGAACCGCAACGCCCGCATCGCCCTGCTGCACTACGTGGACGGCGAGAAGCGATACATCCTCGCTCCCGTCGGTGTGAAGGTGGGTGAGATGCTCGAGTCCGGATCCGGCGCCGAGATCAATCCGGGCAACGCCCTGCCCCTGCGCAACATCCCCGCAGGTACGGTCGTTCACGCGATAGAAATGCGCCCCGGCGGAGGGGCTAAGATAGCTCGCTCGGCAGGCGCTTCGGTGCAGCTCATGAGCAAAGAGGGCGACCGTGCGCTGTTGCGGCTCCCCTCCGGCGAGATGCGGATGGTGTCGCTCGACTGTCGCGCCACGGTGGGACAGGTCGGCAATACCGAAGCAGAACTCGTCAAGGTCGGGAAGGCCGGGCGCTCTCGATGGAAGGGCGTTCGACCCCAGAGCCGTGGCGTTGCGATGAACCCGGTCGACCATCCTCTCGGTGGAGGTGAGGGCCGGTCGTCCGGAGGCCGACATCCGGTGAGCCCATGGGGCAAGCCCGAAGGTAGGACGCGAAAGAAGAACAAGGCGAGCAATCGAGATATCGTGCGGCGGCGATCGCGTAGAGGACGGAGGTAG
- the rplP gene encoding 50S ribosomal protein L16: MLMPKRTKYRKVHRGRRKGTAKGGTSVSFGDYGLKAVEVGWITARQIESARVAINRTIRRGGKVWITIFPDKPVTQKPAETRMGSGKGNPEFWVAVVKPGRIMFELSGVSEELAHEAMRRAGHKLPIKTKFVTREDT, from the coding sequence ATGTTGATGCCGAAGCGCACCAAGTACCGAAAGGTGCATCGTGGCCGCAGAAAAGGTACGGCCAAGGGTGGAACGAGTGTTTCATTCGGCGACTACGGGCTCAAGGCTGTCGAGGTCGGATGGATCACCGCGAGACAGATCGAGTCTGCCCGTGTGGCCATCAACAGGACGATTCGCCGCGGAGGGAAGGTGTGGATCACCATCTTCCCCGACAAGCCCGTGACACAGAAGCCGGCTGAGACCCGGATGGGATCGGGGAAGGGCAACCCCGAGTTTTGGGTGGCCGTGGTGAAACCGGGCCGAATCATGTTCGAGCTCTCCGGTGTTTCGGAGGAGCTTGCACATGAGGCGATGCGCCGTGCGGGGCACAAGCTGCCCATCAAAACGAAGTTCGTGACTCGGGAGGACACGTGA
- the rplV gene encoding 50S ribosomal protein L22, producing the protein MKVRAEAKYIRQSPYKVRRVLDLVRGLPVEEARHVLAFTDRRAADTVRKVLDSAVANAEHNHSLDADELVVAEAYANEGPTLKRWRPRARGRATRILKRTSHITIVVTEESEA; encoded by the coding sequence ATGAAGGTGCGAGCGGAAGCCAAGTACATACGTCAGTCGCCGTACAAGGTACGGCGGGTGCTCGACCTCGTCCGGGGACTCCCGGTCGAAGAAGCGCGCCACGTTCTGGCGTTCACCGACCGCAGAGCCGCGGATACGGTGCGGAAGGTCCTCGACTCGGCGGTAGCCAACGCCGAGCACAACCACTCGCTCGATGCCGATGAACTGGTGGTTGCAGAGGCCTATGCGAACGAGGGCCCCACACTGAAGCGGTGGCGCCCCCGTGCTCGTGGACGGGCCACCCGCATCCTCAAGCGCACCAGCCACATCACGATCGTCGTAACCGAAGAGAGCGAGGCGTAA
- the rplN gene encoding 50S ribosomal protein L14 has translation MIQQESRLRVADNSGAKELLCIRVMGGSKRRYAGLGDTIVGTVKDAIPGGTVKRGEVVKAVVVRTAKGYRRKDGTYIRFDDNACVIIDNNSQPRGTRIFGPVARELRDKKYMRIISLAPEVL, from the coding sequence ATGATTCAGCAAGAGTCGAGGCTCAGGGTTGCGGACAACAGCGGAGCGAAAGAGCTGCTGTGTATCCGTGTGATGGGCGGGTCGAAGCGACGCTACGCCGGCCTCGGCGACACGATCGTCGGGACCGTCAAGGATGCCATTCCCGGAGGAACGGTGAAGCGCGGCGAAGTCGTGAAGGCAGTGGTGGTGAGGACAGCAAAGGGATACCGGCGCAAGGACGGAACCTACATCCGCTTCGACGACAACGCCTGCGTAATCATCGACAACAACAGCCAGCCGCGCGGAACGCGGATCTTTGGGCCTGTGGCCCGCGAGCTCCGTGACAAGAAGTACATGCGCATCATCTCGCTGGCGCCGGAGGTGCTGTGA
- the rpsC gene encoding 30S ribosomal protein S3, which translates to MGQKTHPYAFRLGVVTDWKSHWYSDKDYVELVNEDWKIRDYVNIELPRGAISRIEIERTRDKVVIEVHTARPGVVIGRRGTEAERIRAGLEKLTGRRVKYNVIEVRDPDQDAQLLARSVADQLEGRVSFRRAMKRTVAAAMKAGVQGVRVECSGRLGGSDMGRREWYREGRVPLHTLRADIDYGTATARTTVGAVGVKVWTYKGDLVASLKATREKLAAEIAMASGKPGRVAPAKARAEEAVGGRKKRRVIEAGGGRRVVDGGGGKRKEGKRVVEAGGPKRVSSEEAESAYREDIEDAEGPVIVETVLPEESVALETKSFEGAGIEEATSDVAETVDVEEPVETAPAKVEAEKAPGPEEAVVEPVVAEEAQADEEGE; encoded by the coding sequence ATGGGCCAGAAAACACATCCCTATGCGTTCCGCCTCGGTGTGGTGACCGACTGGAAGTCGCACTGGTACAGCGACAAGGACTATGTCGAACTGGTCAACGAAGACTGGAAGATCCGTGACTACGTGAACATCGAACTGCCTCGTGGCGCGATCTCCCGGATCGAGATCGAGCGAACTCGTGACAAGGTCGTCATCGAAGTGCACACGGCGCGTCCAGGCGTGGTGATCGGCCGTCGCGGCACAGAGGCAGAGCGGATTCGAGCCGGGTTGGAGAAGCTGACGGGACGCAGAGTCAAGTACAACGTGATCGAAGTGCGCGACCCCGACCAGGACGCCCAACTGCTGGCACGCAGCGTTGCGGACCAGTTGGAGGGCCGAGTCTCCTTCCGGAGGGCCATGAAGCGTACGGTCGCCGCCGCGATGAAAGCCGGCGTGCAGGGCGTTCGCGTCGAGTGCAGTGGGCGTCTTGGCGGCTCGGACATGGGCCGGCGAGAGTGGTATCGAGAAGGCAGGGTTCCGCTGCATACGCTTCGGGCCGATATCGATTACGGCACGGCGACGGCACGCACGACGGTAGGCGCCGTCGGAGTGAAGGTATGGACGTACAAGGGTGATCTCGTCGCATCGCTGAAAGCGACACGGGAGAAGCTCGCCGCCGAGATCGCAATGGCATCGGGCAAGCCCGGAAGGGTCGCACCCGCCAAGGCGAGAGCCGAAGAGGCCGTCGGAGGGCGCAAGAAGCGCCGAGTCATCGAGGCCGGTGGTGGCAGGCGAGTCGTCGATGGCGGTGGCGGCAAACGCAAGGAGGGCAAGCGGGTCGTCGAGGCCGGCGGGCCGAAGCGGGTCTCCAGCGAGGAAGCCGAGAGTGCGTACCGCGAGGACATCGAAGATGCCGAAGGCCCGGTGATCGTCGAGACCGTACTTCCCGAAGAAAGCGTCGCTCTCGAGACGAAGAGCTTTGAAGGCGCCGGCATCGAAGAGGCGACGTCCGACGTGGCCGAGACCGTCGACGTCGAGGAACCGGTCGAAACCGCCCCTGCGAAAGTCGAGGCCGAAAAGGCTCCCGGGCCTGAGGAGGCTGTGGTCGAGCCGGTCGTTGCCGAAGAGGCGCAGGCCGACGAGGAGGGCGAGTAG
- the rpsS gene encoding 30S ribosomal protein S19: MARSLKKGPFIDEHLLKKVEELNRKGEKRVIKTWSRRSTVIPEMVGHTVAVHDGRKHVPVYVTESMVGHKLGEFAPTRTFRGHAGSREKAANRR, from the coding sequence ATGGCACGGAGCCTGAAGAAAGGTCCCTTCATCGACGAGCACCTCCTCAAGAAGGTGGAGGAACTCAACCGAAAGGGCGAGAAGCGGGTCATCAAGACCTGGAGTAGGCGCTCGACCGTCATTCCGGAGATGGTGGGGCACACCGTCGCCGTCCACGATGGTCGCAAACACGTTCCGGTATATGTGACGGAGTCCATGGTCGGACACAAGTTGGGCGAATTCGCCCCGACGAGGACGTTCCGCGGACACGCGGGTTCCAGGGAAAAGGCAGCGAACAGACGATGA
- the rplW gene encoding 50S ribosomal protein L23, translating to MKDPRDVILTPVVSEKSYDLIEQHTFDVVRSANRTEIAKAIAEIFDVSVLRVNTLNRRGKQKRTGWVVGRRQDTKRALVKLSPGDTIDIFGV from the coding sequence ATGAAGGATCCACGAGATGTGATCCTGACTCCGGTTGTCTCCGAGAAGTCCTATGACCTCATCGAGCAACACACGTTCGACGTCGTTCGGAGCGCGAATCGGACGGAGATCGCCAAGGCGATAGCCGAGATCTTCGACGTTTCGGTGCTCCGAGTGAACACGCTCAACCGCCGCGGCAAGCAGAAGCGGACCGGTTGGGTCGTCGGCCGACGCCAAGACACCAAGCGAGCGCTCGTCAAGCTGTCGCCTGGTGACACGATCGACATCTTTGGGGTGTAG
- the rplE gene encoding 50S ribosomal protein L5 produces MTPRLKQKYTQEVVSALEKQLGSKNAMRVPRFEKIVVNMGIGEGASDSKQVDAAMEELAVITGQKPRLNRAKKSIAGFKIREGMPVGASVTLRGDYMWEFLDRLISIAIPRIRDFRGLNPKSFDGRGDYSFGVTEQLIFPEVDYDKVTSIRGMDITICTSAETDEGARALLDAFGFPFRRQDAKV; encoded by the coding sequence GTGACACCTCGGTTGAAGCAAAAGTACACGCAAGAGGTCGTGTCCGCGCTCGAGAAGCAGTTGGGCAGCAAGAACGCGATGCGCGTGCCGAGATTCGAGAAGATCGTCGTCAACATGGGCATCGGCGAGGGCGCATCCGACTCCAAGCAGGTCGATGCGGCCATGGAAGAACTCGCCGTCATAACGGGGCAGAAGCCGCGGCTCAACCGGGCGAAGAAGTCGATCGCCGGTTTCAAGATTCGAGAGGGGATGCCGGTGGGCGCATCCGTGACGCTGCGCGGCGACTACATGTGGGAGTTCCTGGACCGCCTCATCTCGATCGCAATTCCGAGGATCAGAGACTTCAGGGGCCTGAACCCGAAGTCGTTCGACGGGCGAGGCGACTACTCATTCGGTGTAACCGAGCAGCTGATCTTTCCCGAGGTCGACTACGACAAGGTGACGTCGATTAGAGGTATGGACATCACGATCTGTACGAGTGCCGAGACAGACGAAGGTGCGCGGGCTCTCCTGGATGCGTTCGGGTTCCCGTTCCGCAGGCAGGACGCAAAGGTTTGA
- the rpsQ gene encoding 30S ribosomal protein S17 produces MEDRARRKSRVGVVISDGRDQTVTVEVQQQVRHPRYDKIVRRRKRFHVHNEANDARRGDTVRIMETRPLAKTKRWRVVEIVERAR; encoded by the coding sequence ATGGAGGATCGAGCACGACGCAAATCTCGCGTCGGCGTGGTCATCTCAGATGGAAGAGACCAGACGGTGACCGTTGAGGTTCAACAGCAGGTCCGCCATCCGCGCTACGACAAGATCGTTCGCCGGCGCAAGCGATTCCACGTCCACAACGAGGCCAACGATGCCCGCCGAGGCGACACCGTGCGAATCATGGAGACCCGGCCGCTCGCGAAGACGAAGCGGTGGCGGGTCGTTGAGATCGTGGAGCGGGCGCGATGA
- a CDS encoding type Z 30S ribosomal protein S14 produces the protein MAKKSLIAKAKRKPKFKVREYHRCQRCGRPRAYIRDFGMCRICVRELASRGELPGVRKASW, from the coding sequence ATGGCGAAGAAGAGTCTGATCGCAAAGGCGAAGAGAAAGCCGAAGTTCAAGGTGCGGGAATACCACCGATGTCAACGGTGCGGTCGGCCGCGAGCGTATATACGCGACTTCGGCATGTGCCGCATCTGTGTGCGCGAGCTGGCATCCAGAGGTGAACTCCCCGGTGTGAGAAAGGCTTCGTGGTAA
- the rpmC gene encoding 50S ribosomal protein L29, translated as MKAIDLRELTALELEEKLAETKAELFNLRFQLATNQLDDASRIREVRKDVARILTVMREQEIQAWREQATAEEGV; from the coding sequence GTGAAAGCTATCGATTTGCGTGAGCTCACGGCTCTCGAACTCGAAGAGAAGCTCGCGGAGACGAAGGCGGAACTCTTCAATCTGCGTTTCCAACTGGCGACGAACCAGCTGGACGACGCATCACGAATCCGCGAAGTCCGCAAAGACGTTGCCCGCATCCTGACGGTGATGCGGGAGCAGGAGATTCAGGCCTGGCGAGAACAGGCTACAGCTGAGGAAGGTGTGTGA
- the rpsH gene encoding 30S ribosomal protein S8: protein MMTDPIADMLTRIRNANQAGKAVVVMPSSKLKQQVASILAAEGFIGGFESREAGVRRELVLQMKYGEGRSRVIQGIRRISKPGRRIYSGASDLPRSHGGLGVMVISTSQGLLPDREARRRRLGGEIMCEVW from the coding sequence ATGATGACCGATCCCATTGCCGACATGTTGACCCGGATCCGCAACGCCAACCAGGCGGGCAAGGCCGTCGTCGTTATGCCGTCGTCGAAGCTGAAGCAGCAGGTCGCGAGCATCCTTGCAGCTGAAGGGTTCATCGGCGGGTTCGAGAGCCGTGAGGCCGGCGTTCGGCGAGAACTCGTCCTGCAAATGAAATACGGAGAGGGCCGTTCGCGCGTGATCCAGGGGATTCGACGGATCTCGAAGCCGGGAAGGCGGATCTACAGCGGTGCGAGCGACCTGCCGCGCTCCCACGGAGGGCTCGGCGTCATGGTCATTTCGACGTCACAGGGCCTGCTGCCCGACAGGGAGGCGCGCCGGCGCCGTCTCGGTGGCGAGATCATGT